In a single window of the Jaculus jaculus isolate mJacJac1 chromosome 9, mJacJac1.mat.Y.cur, whole genome shotgun sequence genome:
- the LOC101610167 gene encoding cyclin-Q, with product MRAGAAGRGGGGAFGGHAPLREARPRACLRAPARFSFRSGRGVGLMEAVRADASGGGSGSGSGGGAAALQAEGRPAPEARVHFRVTRFIMEAGVKLGMQSIPIATACTIYHKFFCEINLEAYDLYLVAMSSIYLAGKVEEQHLRTRDIINVSHRYFNPSSEPLELDSRFWELRDSIVQCELLMLRVLRFQVSFQHPHKYLLHYLISLKNWLNRYSWQRTPISVTAWALLRDSYHGGLCLRFQAQHLAVAVLYLALQVYGVEVPAEGEAQKPWWQVFSDDLTKPIIDNIVSDLIQIYAMDTEIP from the coding sequence ATGCGGGCGGGCGCGGCGGggcgcggcgggggcggggcgttCGGAGGCCACGCCCCCCTGCGCGAGGCCCGCCCCCGAGCCTGCCTCCGCGCGCCGGCGCGCTTCTCCTTCCGGTCGGGCCGCGGCGTGGGCCTCATGGAGGCGGTTCGCGCGGACGccagcggcggcggcagcggcagcggcagcggaGGAGGGGCAGCGGCGCTGCAGGCCGAGGGGCGGCCGGCGCCCGAGGCGAGGGTGCACTTCCGAGTCACCCGCTTCATCATGGAGGCGGGCGTCAAGCTGGGGATGCAGTCGATCCCCATCGCCACCGCTTGCACCATCTACCACAAGTTCTTCTGCGAGATCAACCTGGAGGCTTACGACCTCTACCTAGTCGCCATGTCCTCCATCTACCTGGCTGGCAAAGTGGAGGAGCAACACCTGCGTACCCGTGACATCATCAACGTGTCGCACAGGTACTTTAACCCGAGCAGCGAGCCTCTGGAGCTGGACTCGCGCTTCTGGGAGCTCCGAGACAGCATCGTGCAGTGTGAGCTTCTCATGCTGAGAGTTCTGCGCTTTCAGGTCTCCTTCCAGCACCCCCACAAGTACCTGCTCCACTACCTCATTTCGCTCAAGAACTGGCTGAATCGATACAGCTGGCAGCGAACCCCCATTTCCGTCACCGCCTGGGCCCTGTTGCGCGACAGCTACCACGGGGGGCTGTGCCTCCGCTTCCAGGCTCAGCACCTGGCCGTAGCGGTGCTCTACCTGGCCCTGCAGGTCTATGGAGTCGAGGTGCCCGCCGAGGGCGAGGCCCAGAAGCCATGGTGGCAGGTGTTTAGTGACGACCTTACCAAGCCTATCATTGATAATATTGTGTCTGATCTCATTCAGATCTATGCCATGGACACTGAGATCCCCTAA